In the genome of Desulfobacterales bacterium, the window CAACCGCTTTCTGTTTGGCCAAAACGTTGGCTAAAATCTGTACCGTCTTAATGTCGCAGCGCCCCCACCGGAAATCTTTCACGGTGATCGCTACAGCACCCGCTTGCCTCAGTTTCGGATCGGTTTCATGCACCTTGCGGACGGTCATCACCACCTGGGCCTGCGGCGCATCGGGAAACGCATGATTCCGGGGAGCGACCCCGCGGGAAATCTGGATATACACCCCTGCCCGCGCCAAAGCGGCCTTATGGAAAAGCTCATTAACCGCTTCCCTTATATTTTCCTTGGAAATTGCCGGAAAAGAGAGCGCGTTCAATGACCGGTCGAGCCTGTCCAGGTGGGCTTCCTGGAAAAACAGGCGGCCGTTGTAACTGGCAATATATTCGTAGACGGCATCCCCGAACTGGTATCCCCGGTCTTCAACCGGCACCATCGCTTTTTCAATCGGCAGAAACGTGCCGTTGACATAGGCTAACTCTGGCATTTTTATTTCTCCATTTCTGTTTTAATAAAAAATATTTATATCCGCCGCAAGGTACGTACTATACTCAACTCGAATGATAGTTGCAAATTTTAATTTTCATTATAGAATGTTTCATTCTTCCCGATAACAGGACACAATTTTTATCTTTTTCCCAACAAGGAGGTATAAATGAAGTTTATACGTGACCGCGTGCTGCGCCGGGAACTCATGTTCGGCGTAGGCGCCCAACTGGGTTCCAGCCTCACCGTTGAAATGATCGGCGCCGCCGGCTTTGATTGGACCTGGATCGACTGTGAACATGGGGCCGGCGACCACAGTGAGCTGATTACCCAGATTCAGGTCGCCAGTCTGGGCAACGCCCCGCCGGTTGTAAGGATCGCCTGGAATGAGGCACCTCGCTTCAAACGGGTTCTTGATCTGGGCGCCAGCGGCATCATGGTGCCGTATGTCAACACCAAGGCCGAAGCCCGGCTGGCCGCCCAATCCATGCGCTACCAGCCCGAAGGAATTCGCGGGGTCGCGCAGTCTCCCCGATCGTGTGGGTTCGGCCAAAATTTCGAGGATTATTTTGCCAAGGCAAATGACAATCTCCTGACAATCGTGCAGATTGAAACCCGGGAAGCGGTGGACAACGCCGCTGAAATTGCTGCGGTTCCGGGCGTTGACGTTCTGTTTGTGGGCCCCTTTGATTTGAGCATCAATATGGAAATTGTTAAAAAATTTGACCACCCCGACTTTATCGCCGCCCTTGAAAAAGTATCCGATGCCTGCAAACAGCACGGTAAAGCCGCTGGAATCCTGACCCCCAGGTCCGATTATCTTACAGCGTGGATTGAAATGGGGTACACTTTTTTTGTCGTGGGCTCGGACAGCGGTTGTGTTACCAACGGCTTAAATCAGATCTATGGCGCCTGTAAAAATTACAAATGAATATAGCTGTGTTCCGTATGTGGAATACCGGCATGACCACTTGATCTCAAAGGAGACTATATGAAAACGGTTCTCGTCAACAAGCCGATTCACCCGGATGCCTTGAAAAGACTGTCGGAAGAGGTCCGGATATTGACCCCGTTTAAAGCATCCCGTGCGGAACTTATGGACATGCTTTCCGGGGTGCAGGGGGTTGTCCTCTGTCTCGGGTTGGATTTTACCGCAGAAGTAATCGATCACTGCAAAGTCATTGAAGTCATCGGGCGCCACGGCGCCGGCGTCGAAACCGTCGATGTTGAAGCGGCAAACCGCAGGAACATTCCGGTGGTGTTTACGCCCTTTGGCCCTACGGAATCCACGGCCGAACACGCCTTTACGCTGATGATGGCGACGGCACGCAAATTGTCCCTGCTGGACAGGGAAATCCGTGCGGGTAATTTCCATATCCGGGATCAGGTCATCGGACGCGAATTGTTTAGCGCCGGTGTCGGCGTTGTCGGATTCGGCCGCATCGGAAAACGCTTTGCGCAAATGTGTCGGTCTGCCCTGGAAATGGAGATCCATGTTTTTGATCCGCTTTTGGATCGGTCGGAGGTGGAAGCCTGGGGCGCTGTTTATGAAAACGACCTTGTGGAAATGGCGCGCAAGGTTGATGTCCTTTCGCTGCACTGTCCCCTGACCGATCAGACCCACCAGGTGGTCAACCGCCAAGTGATCGCCGCAATGAAAGCAGATGCGATTTTCATCAACGCCTCGCGCGGGCCCCTTGCGGACGAACGCGCCTTGGTTGAAGCCCTGCAGCAGAACAAGATAGCCGGTGCCGGCCTGGATGTATACGATCCCGAATCGCCTGCAGAAGACAATCCTTTGTTTTCTTTAGACAATGTGGTACTGACGCCCCATCTGGCCAGTTTCACGGATGAAGGACGAAAGCGCATGGGACTAACCGTCGTGGAAGATGTTCTCAGCGTCCTGCGCGGCGATCCGCCTAAGTATCCACTCAATCCGGAAGTGCTTTAAATTGCCCATAAATTTCCGGCTAACCACCATCGGAAAACTTTCGGATCTTTATCGGTTTTCTGAATATACCGCTTGTTGCCATAAAGGAGATTATGATGAGAAAAAATAAATTGCGCGAATTGCTGAAGGCAGGCAAACCGACTGTCGGCACACGGGTGCAAAGCAGCTGGCCGTCTATTGCCGAAGTCATCGGTCATACCGGCATGTTCGACTATATCGAATTCCTAGCTGAATATGCCCCTTTTGAACTGTATGCACTGGATAATTTTTGTCGTGCGGTGGAACTTTTCGACATGTCCGCCATGATCAAAGTCGATGCGGAGCACCGGGGGTTTCTGGCCCAGCGCGGCATCGGCGCCGGATTCCAGAGCGTCAATTTTGCCGACTGCCGGTCCGCCGATGACGTTCGCGAATGTGTGAGAATCACCCGCCCGGATACGCCTGAAGACGGTGGAACCCACGGCGCCGGCATGCGTCGCTTTACGTACATGGGGTACGGGGGCGGCCCTGATTACGTTCAGGCGCTCCGGGATGTTGTCATCGTCGTGATGATCGAAAAACAATCGGCCGTCGATCAGCTCGATGAAATACTCTCGGTCCGGGGGGTCGACATGATTCAGTGGGGTCCGTCGGATTATTCCATGAGCGTCGGGCTGGCAGGGAAAAAAAGTGACCCCAAAATCAAAACGGCTGAACGTCTTGTCTTTGAAAAAGCAGCTAAATACGGCATTCCCGCCCGCGCCGAAATTGCCGGTATCGATCAGATGAAATACTATCTGGATATGGGCGTTCGTCATTTCAATCTGGGTACGGATATCGGCATTCTATATAACTGGCTGAAAGAAAACGGCGGCAAATTAAGAGAGGTAATAGCAGGCGCTTAGGTAAAACTTTTTAACCAATCTTTACAACTTGAACCGCAACAGCGAGTCCATTCGCGGCAAGACTTGTATCAATCCAGATCCATTTTGCCCGGGTTCAGGATGTTGTTGGGGTCCACCAGGCGCTTGATTCCCCGCATGAGGGCCATAGCTTCGGCATCATGCTCCAGTGACATGTAGGGGGCTTTGGCCAGCCCGATCCCGTGCTCCCCGGTCAGGGTGCCCCCCAGCGCGCAGGTGAGCCTGAAAACTTTCTCCACAACATTGCCGAGCCGCCGGACCTGGTCGGGCTCATTCTTGTCATACATGACCTTTGGGTGCAGATTCCCATCACCCGCATGCCCGAATATCACGAAAGGGAATCCTTCCTCGCGAACGATTTTGGCAATCTCATCCAGCATGACCGGCACCTGGGAAATCGGTACGGTGACATCTTCACTCACGTTGTTCGGACGCATGGACGCCGCCAATCCTGAAATGGATTTTCTGATCCGCCAGAGTTTGGCCGACTTTTCCGATGAACTGGTCGTCTGCTGTTCGATGGCGCCGCAGCGGGTAAAGACCTCGATAACCTTATCCATCTGAAATTCGGCTTCCGCATCGGTATAGCCGTCCGTTTCCACCAGAATACAGGCCTCTGCCTGGGCTATCTCCATTTTGTTATTATTCTTCAGCAGTTCCAAGGTATTTGAATCCATGATTTCCATCACACTGGGGACGATGCCGGAGCTCATGATACCCGCCACTGCCTCTCCGGCTGCTTTAAGGCTCGCAAAGTAGGCCAGTCCCGTGTGAAAGGCCAAGGGTTTCGGATTAATCTTGAGGGTAATCTCGGTGATGACCCCCAGGACGCCCTCAGAGCCCACAAACAGACGGGCGATATCCAGCCCTGAACTGGACTTGATGCAGTGGGAACCAGTCCGCATCAACTTGCCGGAGGGAAGTACGACTTCCAGCCCCAGGACATAATCACGGGTCGTGCCGTATTTAGCCCCCCGGATGCCGCCGGCATTGGTCGCAACATTGCCGCCAATCGTACAGGCCATGGATGACGCCGGGTCTGGCGGAAAGAAATACCCCACCTTGGCCAGCTCCTTATCCAGCTCCGCATAGATGACTCCCGGCTGGACAATCGCCTGCCGGTCGAGGATATGGATACCCACGATCTTATTCATTCGCATAAGGTCCAAGACGACACTGTCCCGGCCCTGGCTGGGAACGGCTGCCCCTGCCAGGCCCGTTCCGGCGCCCCTGGGGATAACCGCAAAACGTTCCTGATTCGCCAATTGAAGTACCCTTATGACCTGTTCGGTATTGACGGGCCAGACGGCCGCCAAGGGTCGATGCGAATGATCCGATGCATCGTATGAATAGGATATCATATCGATTAGACCGTCTGTGACCTGTTCGGGCCCAAGGAATTCCATCAGTTTTTCTTTAATGCGCTTTCCCATCCGGCATCCAGTCTTTCAGTTGTATGGAGGAATGTCCGTTTGATGAGACAATCCTTTCCAAGGCATAACACTGCATCATGTCTTGCTTCAGGTTTTAATGATGTTGCTGTAATTAACCGGTCAGCCGGCAAACGGACTGATTAGGTCGCCAGCCTTGTCAAGTTCCATCTCATTCCATTTCCCAAGGATTTTCAGGCCCGGTTTTTGCCTGATTTCACTTTCAAGTGCTTGTGAAACAGAAATATTTTCTAGATCCAAAGTATTTTTGATATGGACCATTCGGACCTGCGCCATGGGGATATCGCCGATGGAACTGAAGCAGGCCGCCAATGCCTCCCGGTCGGTGTCAAAATACATCGGGATGGCCCCTTTTTCCGGACTGATGGCCGTCAGGCAGTTGACATAGGTCTTATGCCGGTCCATCTTGTTGACGAGCCGCGTGGTGGTAAAATCGGCAAAACCAATTCCAATCGCACTTCCTTCGGTTGCGGCCGTCAAGTCTCTCACATATATCCGTTTAGGCCGCGGGCCGGTTATAAAGTCGCCCAAAATATCACGGTTGCGGCCGATGACCTTGGTGTCCATCCCGGTCCCGGATATATCTTTTCCGATCTGATCGATCACCAGCACATCGATCGCATCAAACGGAATCCGGGCCATCCGCTCTTTTGACGCGGCCAGCAGTTTCTTTTCACCCTCAAAAATAGATTCCGGCTGCAGCGCCTTGATCAGGCAGGTCTGGTGATAGGCGTTTTCAACAATGCCCAATCCAAAAAGAACCGGGCATCTCTGGATCACCTCCAGTCCGACATTTTCGACGATCCTTTGAAATGTTAATTTTACTGCAGCGCTGTGATAGTATTCGGCGCCTTTGTGTTTGCCCATGCCGATGGCCATCATCTTCATAAGACCGCTTTCGATGGGACCTTCAAACTTTGTATGCGGCTTTACCCGATTGACGACAACAATATGATCCGCCTCATTGGCATATTTGTCCACATATATCGGATAGCCGTCACTGGCATCTCCCAGGCAGACCACCGCCATGCTGCTGTGCACGGGGCATCCCATGGCCGCTTCGGTTATTCCTAAATTTTCAAGAACCTTTAACTGCCCCTTATCCGTTGCGCCGCCGTGGCTGCCCATGGACGGAAAGATAAATGGCTGCGCACCTGTTTTTTTCAGTTCGTCAACGACGCCCCGTGTTATTAAGTCAATATTGGCGATGCCCCGGCTGCCCCCTGTTATGGCCACCGTCTCCCCGGCTTTTACTTTTTCTTGAAGCCGGAGCGCCGATACCTCCCTGTACGTCTCCGCACGGACATCCCCAATATGCTGAGGATCAAAGGTCTGATTTATTTTCGCCATTTTAGGAAATTTCATATAACACCCCTTTTGTATGTATACGCCGCTGGATAAAAGCATCTCCTGTTGTAAGATGCAGATGGTTTATCGAGCTATGTCCTTATTGTCAATTGCTGAAAAATAGGTGCATGATCCATCTGCGTGGATTTCGCTCGTTGTCGCGGATTCAATCTCAGCCGACTCCAAAATGGCAGCCCGCTCGGGCAAGTCGCCCGTTAGGCACACGCAAACTTCTGAAAGGTATGGGCGTCCTCGCGCACACCGCCGCGCGATACGCCGAAGGTATGGGTAACCTCGCCCACATACATATCACCACGCGAATCCACGCACAGGGTATGCGGCGCAACGAAATTTCCGGGAGCTTCACGGTCGGCGCTGCACCAGTGCGACAGCAGGTTGCCCCCAAGGTCCAGAAGCCTTACACCTCCCGGCAGATCGAATCTGACCGGACCGTTGGTGAAAGACATGCTCCCGGGTTTCCACCAAAGCTCCGATACGTAAACCCGCCCTTCCTTGTCGAAGGAAATGTCTGTGGGCCGCTGGACGTGCGTCCACATGTCAAGATACTTTCCATCAAGGGAGAAAATCTGAATACGATCATTTTCCCGGTCGGCCACGAAAACGCGCCCGTCAGGAGAAATCCCGATACCGTGCGGCAGGATGAACTCGCCGGCGCCGGTTCCAGGCTCGCCCCAGGACTGGATAAGCTTCCCGTCGGCACTAAAACGATGCACCCGTGAGTTGCCGTAACCGTCGCAGACGTAAAGATCGCCGTTTGAAGCAATGGCGACATCGGTGGGCCGGTTAAAGGGCGGGCCGCCTTTTTTGACACTATCCATGTTCTTTCCGTCGTAGCCGGTATCCGAGGCCTTGCCGGAGGTACCGATCATCATCACCTGTTTTCCCTCGGGCGTAAATTTACGAACGGTATGATCGCCGTCGTCAACCGTGTAAATCATGTCGTTCGAATCGATGGCAATCCCGTGCGTACGCTGTGTGAATATGCCTTCACCCCAGGAACGAAGAAAATTGCCGCCCCTGTCGTAGACGATAACTCTGGCGTCTTTCCGGGTCATCAGATAAACGTTATCCTTGGAGTCGACCGCCACCCCGTCCACGTCCTTATGGACATACCCCTTAGGCAGCTTCTCCCACCCTTCAACAACTTTGAAATTCGGAACCACTTTCACTGATTTATACTCCTTTTTTCGGATTTGATTATTTGGCTATCCATTTTAAGATATTTACCTGCCAAGCAAAATAAAAACACCCGATTATTTCTTTTGGTTCGCCTGCTGCCCCCGAAAAGGCACCAGGTGATACGCCCGGCCTGACAGTTCATTTTATTCATGTTTCATCGCTTCCAATATACTTTCTATTGTCGGAAGGGAGGGAGCATCTTTAAAGCCTGCGAGTCGGGTATAGACATTTGCCGCTGTCTCATGAAACCCGCCCGGCAATCCCGCCGACTCAAAAGTGGACGAAATTTCTTTCATCTCACCAATAAAGCGCCAGGCTTTTTTGGTAACAAGCCTTACCTTGTCTTTGGACTCATCCGCAAATGTCGAACCGTTTCGGGACCATTCCTCATAAAGTTCTTCACTGACGTTAAAAGCCGATGCCGTGGCCAGTATTGCACACAACAATGCAGTCGTGCCCTTTGTATATGCGGCGTAACACATTTTTAGAGCCGACGCTTTTCCGATTTCCTCGCCGATCACACTGGTTTCAAGGGGACCGCCAGTAAAAAAAGAGGCCGCCTCGTCGGCACTGGATCCTGACAGATACAACCAGGTCATTCCCCGTTTCGTTGGTGGGTTGCCGATAATACCGCCGTCAACAAAATCTGC includes:
- a CDS encoding D-amino acid aminotransferase yields the protein MPELAYVNGTFLPIEKAMVPVEDRGYQFGDAVYEYIASYNGRLFFQEAHLDRLDRSLNALSFPAISKENIREAVNELFHKAALARAGVYIQISRGVAPRNHAFPDAPQAQVVMTVRKVHETDPKLRQAGAVAITVKDFRWGRCDIKTVQILANVLAKQKAVDSGAYDAIFVAENGVVREATSSNVFIVVQGTLVTHPLTENILPGITRAVVLNCAKEMQLETAERFYGIEELYGAEEVFLTGTTTEVLPIVTIDGKTIADGQVGPFSRRLGDALRKKCIESE
- a CDS encoding aldolase/citrate lyase family protein; amino-acid sequence: MKFIRDRVLRRELMFGVGAQLGSSLTVEMIGAAGFDWTWIDCEHGAGDHSELITQIQVASLGNAPPVVRIAWNEAPRFKRVLDLGASGIMVPYVNTKAEARLAAQSMRYQPEGIRGVAQSPRSCGFGQNFEDYFAKANDNLLTIVQIETREAVDNAAEIAAVPGVDVLFVGPFDLSINMEIVKKFDHPDFIAALEKVSDACKQHGKAAGILTPRSDYLTAWIEMGYTFFVVGSDSGCVTNGLNQIYGACKNYK
- a CDS encoding hydroxyacid dehydrogenase; its protein translation is MKTVLVNKPIHPDALKRLSEEVRILTPFKASRAELMDMLSGVQGVVLCLGLDFTAEVIDHCKVIEVIGRHGAGVETVDVEAANRRNIPVVFTPFGPTESTAEHAFTLMMATARKLSLLDREIRAGNFHIRDQVIGRELFSAGVGVVGFGRIGKRFAQMCRSALEMEIHVFDPLLDRSEVEAWGAVYENDLVEMARKVDVLSLHCPLTDQTHQVVNRQVIAAMKADAIFINASRGPLADERALVEALQQNKIAGAGLDVYDPESPAEDNPLFSLDNVVLTPHLASFTDEGRKRMGLTVVEDVLSVLRGDPPKYPLNPEVL
- a CDS encoding aldolase/citrate lyase family protein — translated: MRKNKLRELLKAGKPTVGTRVQSSWPSIAEVIGHTGMFDYIEFLAEYAPFELYALDNFCRAVELFDMSAMIKVDAEHRGFLAQRGIGAGFQSVNFADCRSADDVRECVRITRPDTPEDGGTHGAGMRRFTYMGYGGGPDYVQALRDVVIVVMIEKQSAVDQLDEILSVRGVDMIQWGPSDYSMSVGLAGKKSDPKIKTAERLVFEKAAKYGIPARAEIAGIDQMKYYLDMGVRHFNLGTDIGILYNWLKENGGKLREVIAGA
- a CDS encoding FAD-linked oxidase C-terminal domain-containing protein produces the protein MGKRIKEKLMEFLGPEQVTDGLIDMISYSYDASDHSHRPLAAVWPVNTEQVIRVLQLANQERFAVIPRGAGTGLAGAAVPSQGRDSVVLDLMRMNKIVGIHILDRQAIVQPGVIYAELDKELAKVGYFFPPDPASSMACTIGGNVATNAGGIRGAKYGTTRDYVLGLEVVLPSGKLMRTGSHCIKSSSGLDIARLFVGSEGVLGVITEITLKINPKPLAFHTGLAYFASLKAAGEAVAGIMSSGIVPSVMEIMDSNTLELLKNNNKMEIAQAEACILVETDGYTDAEAEFQMDKVIEVFTRCGAIEQQTTSSSEKSAKLWRIRKSISGLAASMRPNNVSEDVTVPISQVPVMLDEIAKIVREEGFPFVIFGHAGDGNLHPKVMYDKNEPDQVRRLGNVVEKVFRLTCALGGTLTGEHGIGLAKAPYMSLEHDAEAMALMRGIKRLVDPNNILNPGKMDLD
- a CDS encoding DUF362 domain-containing protein; the encoded protein is MKFPKMAKINQTFDPQHIGDVRAETYREVSALRLQEKVKAGETVAITGGSRGIANIDLITRGVVDELKKTGAQPFIFPSMGSHGGATDKGQLKVLENLGITEAAMGCPVHSSMAVVCLGDASDGYPIYVDKYANEADHIVVVNRVKPHTKFEGPIESGLMKMMAIGMGKHKGAEYYHSAAVKLTFQRIVENVGLEVIQRCPVLFGLGIVENAYHQTCLIKALQPESIFEGEKKLLAASKERMARIPFDAIDVLVIDQIGKDISGTGMDTKVIGRNRDILGDFITGPRPKRIYVRDLTAATEGSAIGIGFADFTTTRLVNKMDRHKTYVNCLTAISPEKGAIPMYFDTDREALAACFSSIGDIPMAQVRMVHIKNTLDLENISVSQALESEIRQKPGLKILGKWNEMELDKAGDLISPFAG
- a CDS encoding peptidyl-alpha-hydroxyglycine alpha-amidating lyase family protein, which translates into the protein MKVVPNFKVVEGWEKLPKGYVHKDVDGVAVDSKDNVYLMTRKDARVIVYDRGGNFLRSWGEGIFTQRTHGIAIDSNDMIYTVDDGDHTVRKFTPEGKQVMMIGTSGKASDTGYDGKNMDSVKKGGPPFNRPTDVAIASNGDLYVCDGYGNSRVHRFSADGKLIQSWGEPGTGAGEFILPHGIGISPDGRVFVADRENDRIQIFSLDGKYLDMWTHVQRPTDISFDKEGRVYVSELWWKPGSMSFTNGPVRFDLPGGVRLLDLGGNLLSHWCSADREAPGNFVAPHTLCVDSRGDMYVGEVTHTFGVSRGGVREDAHTFQKFACA
- a CDS encoding DUF1932 domain-containing protein, producing the protein MNQRKIGILNPGNMGIRVAETIRNAGNNVYWVSEGRGPQTHERASAIGLKDAQNLKTLCATCSAIVSVCPPHAAEAVADQVSTLGFKGLYLDANAISPQRTKRIAQVIQKAGADFVDGGIIGNPPTKRGMTWLYLSGSSADEAASFFTGGPLETSVIGEEIGKASALKMCYAAYTKGTTALLCAILATASAFNVSEELYEEWSRNGSTFADESKDKVRLVTKKAWRFIGEMKEISSTFESAGLPGGFHETAANVYTRLAGFKDAPSLPTIESILEAMKHE